The genomic interval ATAACCAATGTCACCGTGATTGCAGCGGCTGTCTCAGACCATACGGGTACCGCTACTTTTGAATTAAACAACAGTAGCTTTAAGGGACATCTTTCTACTCAGGGAACTTTACCCGTCAAAACAGTTAGCCTGGATGACCTGATTGCAAAGGGCGAAATTCCTATCCCAGACTGCCTCAAAATCGACGTTGAAGGGGCAGAGATGAGTGTTTTTCGGGGAGCAATCCATCTCCTTAAAGAAGCGCACCCGACCCTCATTCTGGCCACCCACGGTGATGAGATTCAAAAGCAGTGCCGCGAATTTTTAACATCTCTGGGTTATCAGATTCAACCGATCGGCGAAAAGAGCCTGGAGAATGCGGATGAATTGTTAGTTCGCTATCCAGGTTAATGAGTTGGTAGGTGGTAAGTGGCAGTTGTGATATGAACTGGAGATATGTTGTCGGTAAATCACTATCAAATTTGGGGAATGCAGTTTTAAGCTCCAGGCTCATGCCTCGAACCCGCTTTGTTCCGGTGGGGCTGAGCTATCCCTATGACATTAAACGGTTTCAGCAAAGCAGTTCAATTACCACGATTCTTGATGCAGGTGCCAATATTGGTCAAACGAGTCTTTTCTTAAGGGGTCACTTTCCTGGGGCAACTATTTTCTGCATTTGAACCAATCAAAGATACCTTTGAGCAGTTAAGGCTTAACAGTCAAAAGCACAGCAACATTAAGCCAGTTAATCTTGCTTTGGGATCTGAAACCTGCGAGAAAATGATTCGCATTCGAGATAACTCGGAACTTAATACCTTAGTTGATTCTAGTAATCAAGCACTTACGTCATCTGAGCAAACAGAAACTGTTTGCCTCACAACACTCGATCAGTTCTGTAAAGAGCATCAGGTGTCGAGGATTAATCTATTAAAGATGGATGTACAGGGTTACGAGCTAGAACTTCTAAAGGGAGCAGACGATTATCTCAGTCAGCATCTGATCGATTTCGTTTACTCAGAAGTTGGCTTTGATAAGACGAGTGATGAATGCCAGCAGTTTGATGCCTTAAATGATTGCTTAGTGAGTTATGGCTTTCGTTTATCCGGATTTTATGAAGTGTTTCGCTGGGGAGCCAATAAACGATATTTCGGATTCTGTAATGCGCTTTTTGTGAATTGCCATCTGTAACTCTTTAAATCATGATTGTGTGGAATCCCCAATACAAATCGCTGGATCACTGGCGCGGCATTGCAGTGCTGTGGGTCATGATGTTTCATGGATTTTCGACCAGCTATGATAATACACTGCATCCCATTGCAGAGGGCTTACAAGGCGATCGCGGCTCCGGGTTGGTTAGGGGTTCATCTCTTTTTTGTCATTAGTGGCTACTGTATTGCTGCCAATGTTTATCGGCTAACTCTAAGGCAGGGTAATAGTTGGACCTTTATTCAGAGTAGATTTTGGCGAATTTTCCCGACCTATTGGGCTGCCTTTCTGGTCACGATCGCCTGGCACCTGGTAACGTCTCCCTTTAACAAGACCAATGTTTGGGCAAACCTTCCATCGTCTTGGCAGTCCTGGCTGGGTAATGGGTTGTTAATTCAACCCTATCTATCTGTACCGTTTTATGTGGTGGTGTACTGGTCATTAGTGGTCGAGATCGGGTTTTATTTGCTGGTCGTTAGTTTGCTGGTGATTCGAAATCATTGGGGACAAAAGCTGGCACTACTGCTTGGGGTTGCCCTGGGCATTACATCGGTTTTGTTGCCACCCGGTTTTGCAATTACGCCACTTTCCTATTGGGCTGAATTTGTTTGTGGTGGGTTGCTTTTCTCTGCCCTTTGGGCGAATGCTCAAAACCGCTTTTACCAGCGAAATCTGAGTCTGTTTCTCATCGCAATTCTGGGCATCGAGAGTCTGTGGATAAAGTGGGCATATCACTCCAACGAGGTGTGGTTTAGTGCATTGTTTGCGATCGCGTTATATCTTCTGTTTCCATTGGACACTCAAATCACTTCTCTTAAAAGTGCCCGGTGGCTGAGTTTTTTGGGCTTAATCTCCTACTCTCTGTACCTGCTGCATGTTCCATTTCAAGGAAAGATTATCAATCTGGGAACACGATTTATCCCCCCTGAAAGCTTGCTAGTTGTGCTGTTACAGGGGTGTGGTTGGGGTGTGGCGATCGGGGTCAGCTATGTCTTTTACCGTAGGGTTGAAAAGCCTTTAAACGATTGGCGACATCAACAAACCAAAATGACTCAATCTGCATTATGAAACTTTTACTGACTGCCGATCCTGAACTTCCCGTTCCACCCAAACTGTATGGGGGGATTGAACGCATTGTTGATCTGTTGATTAAAGGGCTACGATCGCGGGGGCACACCGTGGGATTGGTTGCCCATCGAGAGTCTACCTCAACAGCCGATCGCCAATTTGCCTGGGCTGGGTTGCACTCTCAGAACCAACTGGATACATTGCGCAATACTGCAACATTGTGGTCAGCCGTACAAAAGTTTCAACCGGATTTAATTCACAGTTTCTCGCGGGTACTCTATTTGCTGCCCCTGCTGCATTCGCCCCTGCCCAAAATCATGTCCTACCAGCGTCGCCCCAGCCACCGTACCACCCATTGGGGTACAAAACTGGCAAATGGGACACTGACGTTTACAGGTTGTAGTGAACACATCTGCCAGATTGGGAGAGGGGCAGGTGGTCTCTGGTACCCGATTCACAACTGTGTCGAAATTGATAAGTATACTTTTCAGCCTACGGTTGCAACGGATGCCCCCCTGATATTTTTGAGCCGGGTTGAGCGGATTAAGGGGGCACATACGGCGATCGCGGCTGCCCGCAAAACGGGACGCCGTTTAATTATTGCCGGTAATCACGGGACTACGGGAGAAGCTGGACGCTACTGGCGGGAAGAAATTGAACCTCATCTGGGAAAGCACGGCATCGAATATGTCGGACCTGTGGATGATGGACAGAAAAACGCATTGTTGGGAAAAGCTGCCGCCATGATCGTGCCGATCGAATGGGAAGAACCGTTTGGGATTGTGTTTGCAGAAGCTTTAGCCTGCGGGACACCCGTAATTTCCTGTCCGCGTGGGGCGTTGCCAGAAATTGTGCGCCCAGGAATTGATGGTTACCTGGTTAATAATCTGGAAGAGGTCTGCTCCGCGATTCAAAACTTACCGCAGATCGATCGCCACCATTGCCGTCAACGGGCTGAAATGTGCTTCTCTGCTTCCGTGATTATCCACCAGTACGAACAACTCTACACTCGTTTAATTGCTTCTAATGCAGGACAGGTCGCTGCTTTAGGCGAAACACCTTCTCATTAAATTTAGGCAATGATAGTTATCAGCCATCAGTCATCAGCCATCAATTGGCGGAGGAGTTGATACTGTCTACTATTTACTGGTCACGGCTGCAAATTGCGTTCAATTCGCCGATCGGGAATCAGCCACATCAATGCCACCAGAAGATAGAGCAGACAGGCAAGCCATGCGTTTACAAATAAGGCAAGCGGAATTGCAACAGCATAGATCACCACGGATATTCTTCCTTTGAAGTCACCACCGAGGGCGATCGCGAGGGCTGAATCTTTGCCATGACGAGCAACCAGGGTGCGGCTCAAAATGTAGTAAGCGATCGCGGCACCCAATAACACGCCCCCATAAAAGGCAACGGGGATTGCAGCGAAATGATTTTCGCCCATCCAACCCGTGACAAAGGGAATCAGCGACAGCCAGAACAGTAAATGCAAGTTAGCCCATAGAACATTACCACTCACCTGTTGCGCCATCTGTAACAGGTGATGGTGGTTGTTCCAATAAATGCCAACGTAAAGAAAACTCAGCACATAGCTCAGGAATACCGGAATCAGTGGGCGGAGTGCGCTTAAGTCAACTGCATGGGGCACTTTCAGTTCCAACACCATAATGGTGATGATGATCGCAATTACACCGTCGCTGAATGCCTCTACTCTCCCTTTAAACATTTCCGTGGATGCTCCTTGGGCGTTGTTCTACCAGCGAGAATCTCGAATGAAGGTATCACCCGGTTTGTCTGGGCAATAGCAGCGCGATCGCGTGCGAACATTCTTACAATCCTTTAAAGGTGTATTTTCGGAATTGCGGCAATATTTTTCATCCGAACAAATGGCACTGCGATCGCGGGTGCGTTCAGCGCGGGAAAAATCAGCCGTGAAGGTACCCTGTTCAATCACATTGCTGCCCTGTTTGATATCGTATTCAAAATTGTTCAGCCCTTCTAACACCACAAAATGGGTCAGTTCATGGTGGGTACCAAATTGTATTGATGTGGATTCTGAAGTGCGCCCTTTACTATAGTCGCGATCGGTGAAGGGGACCGTATCCCCTGCCAGCCCCCGTGAAACATTACGGATCACAACTCGCCGACCAGAACTGGGGGGGTGGCAGTCGAATAAAACCAGGCTTTAATTTTTCCCTGTTTTTCACCCGGACACTCTCCCCGGTAAACGGTATCCGTGATTCTAACGGTGCTTGGGGTTCCTAAACCTTCAAATTCCAAACCAGCTTCTTTCTGGGCTGTTGGTATAGCCTGAGCAGCCGATGGGGGTGTCGTTGGCACAGCAGGCGTAGTGGGTGTGGTCGGTACAATCACCTGCACCAGGGTTGGATGATGAGTTTTTTCCGGCAATGCCTGGGAAATGGCGGGAGCAGATAGCAGGAGTACAGTGGCAACAGCAACAGTAATTTTCATAAAGTACAAAGAAAAACAAATCTTAAACGAAAAAAAGGACTTGGTTTATTGATGAGAGAAATAAACTGCTAAACCTGTTCTTATCAAGTCGGTTTGATCATGACCAGGTGCATTGTTTCGTCAGAACGCGTTCTCCATAATGCAAAACGGTCAGGGTGCCTGAACCACCTCCACGAGTTTCAACTTTGTACTCGTAATCATTGTTGTAGAAGGAATAGGTTTCACCGTCACGGGTACCATTTCTGAGATAAAGCCCCCTTGTTTGATAGGAGTAAGATTCGCTAGCGGCACTTCCAATCGTGCGGATGACGATGACATAGCCACCACATCGCAAGGTTGCAATCCGAACGTTTTGTTCTTGAGCCAGAAGAATAGATTCAGCGGGAGGTGTAGCACGGGAAGGAAGGACAAATGATAGCTCGACGCAAATGAGACTGGTGATTATTCCAATGGGAAACAGCGAAGCTCGTCTGAGCGAATCAACCAATCGTTTCTT from Kovacikia minuta CCNUW1 carries:
- a CDS encoding TMEM175 family protein, with the protein product MFKGRVEAFSDGVIAIIITIMVLELKVPHAVDLSALRPLIPVFLSYVLSFLYVGIYWNNHHHLLQMAQQVSGNVLWANLHLLFWLSLIPFVTGWMGENHFAAIPVAFYGGVLLGAAIAYYILSRTLVARHGKDSALAIALGGDFKGRISVVIYAVAIPLALFVNAWLACLLYLLVALMWLIPDRRIERNLQP
- a CDS encoding FkbM family methyltransferase — encoded protein: MNFSGISNRSIVGKLLRAPLQFIPSTLQIPILQGQLRGKRWIVGSSQHGCWLGSYEYDKQRLLQQIITPGSTLFDLGAHVGFHTLLAAELVGSSGKVIAFEPMPNNLVYLREHLRLNRITNVTVIAAAVSDHTGTATFELNNSSFKGHLSTQGTLPVKTVSLDDLIAKGEIPIPDCLKIDVEGAEMSVFRGAIHLLKEAHPTLILATHGDEIQKQCREFLTSLGYQIQPIGEKSLENADELLVRYPG
- a CDS encoding acyltransferase family protein, giving the protein MQRAYKAIAAPGWLGVHLFFVISGYCIAANVYRLTLRQGNSWTFIQSRFWRIFPTYWAAFLVTIAWHLVTSPFNKTNVWANLPSSWQSWLGNGLLIQPYLSVPFYVVVYWSLVVEIGFYLLVVSLLVIRNHWGQKLALLLGVALGITSVLLPPGFAITPLSYWAEFVCGGLLFSALWANAQNRFYQRNLSLFLIAILGIESLWIKWAYHSNEVWFSALFAIALYLLFPLDTQITSLKSARWLSFLGLISYSLYLLHVPFQGKIINLGTRFIPPESLLVVLLQGCGWGVAIGVSYVFYRRVEKPLNDWRHQQTKMTQSAL
- a CDS encoding glycosyltransferase, whose protein sequence is MKLLLTADPELPVPPKLYGGIERIVDLLIKGLRSRGHTVGLVAHRESTSTADRQFAWAGLHSQNQLDTLRNTATLWSAVQKFQPDLIHSFSRVLYLLPLLHSPLPKIMSYQRRPSHRTTHWGTKLANGTLTFTGCSEHICQIGRGAGGLWYPIHNCVEIDKYTFQPTVATDAPLIFLSRVERIKGAHTAIAAARKTGRRLIIAGNHGTTGEAGRYWREEIEPHLGKHGIEYVGPVDDGQKNALLGKAAAMIVPIEWEEPFGIVFAEALACGTPVISCPRGALPEIVRPGIDGYLVNNLEEVCSAIQNLPQIDRHHCRQRAEMCFSASVIIHQYEQLYTRLIASNAGQVAALGETPSH
- a CDS encoding FkbM family methyltransferase, which gives rise to MKDTFEQLRLNSQKHSNIKPVNLALGSETCEKMIRIRDNSELNTLVDSSNQALTSSEQTETVCLTTLDQFCKEHQVSRINLLKMDVQGYELELLKGADDYLSQHLIDFVYSEVGFDKTSDECQQFDALNDCLVSYGFRLSGFYEVFRWGANKRYFGFCNALFVNCHL